One Serratia liquefaciens genomic window, GTTGACGCGCTTGAAGTCCAGAGCGGCAACGCGTTGCTGCCATTGGCCGCAGGCCAGCACGCGGACGTTCTGCTTGGCAGCCAGCAGGGAACGCGCTTCCTGGCTGATGCCAGGTGCGATAATCACTTCCACAAACTGACGACTGATGATGGCCTGCGCAGTGGCGGCGTCCAGTTCGCGGTTGAAGGCGATGATGCCGCCGAACGCGGAGGTAGGATCGGTTTGATAGGCACGTTCATAGGCTGCCAGAATATCGTCGCCTATCGCCACGCCACAGGGGTTGGCATGCTTGACGATAACGCAGGCCGGTTCGACGAACTCTTTCACGCACTCCAGCGCCGCATCGGTATCGGCGATGTTGTTGTACGACAGCGCTTTGCCCTGTAGCTGATCGGCGGTGGCGACAGAAGCTTCCTGAACATTCTCTTCTATATAGAAGGCGGCCTGCTGGTGGCTGTTTTCACCGTAGCGCATATCCTGCTTCTTGATGTAGTTAAGGTTCAGCGTGCGAGGGAAGCGACCGGAAGGTTGCTCGGTGTCGCCATGGTAGGCCGGCACCAGCGCGCCGAAGTAGTTGGCGATCATGCTGTCGTAAGCGGCGGTGTGTTCAAAAGCCTTGATAGCCAGATCGAAACGGGTGACGTATTGCAGTGAGCCGTCGTTGTTATCCATCTCGGTAATGATAGCGGCGTAGTCGCTGCTCTTGACGACGATGGCAACGTCTTTGTGGTTCTTGGCTGCAGAGCGCACCATAGTCGGGCCGCCGATGTCGATATTCTCTACTGCATCTGCCAGCGAGCAATCCGGGCGCGCCACGGTTTGGGCGAACGGATACAGGTTTACCACCACCATGTCGATCGGCTTGATGTCATGTTGGCTCATGATGCCGTCGTCCTGGCCGCGACGGCCCAGAATGCCGCCGTGTACTTTCGGGTGCAGCGTCTTCACTCGTCCATCCATCATTTCCGGGAAGCCGGTGTAGTCGGAAACTTCGGTAACAGGCAGGCCGGCATCTGCCAGCAGGCGGGCGGTACCGCCAGTGGAGAGCAGTTCAACGCCACGGCTTGAAAGCGCTTCGGCGAATTCAACGATACCGGCTTTGTCAGAGACGCTGAGCAGGGCCCGGCGGATTGGACGAGGTTGTTGCATGGTTTTATCCCTTGGCTTTGGAGTCGCAATAAAAGAGCGTTACGTGAATTTCCACCTTCTACTCTCTATAAGGAAAGGTTTTTCTCTCTATAAAGGGGGCATCGGGCACAAATTCAGGTAACGCCCCCATAAAAAGGGGAGCGTTTCGTCGCGGGGAATTGTAGCGAAAACGTTTGCGTGGCGCTCGTAAATTTTCCGTGCAAATGGCTTCTGTGGATAAGTTTGTGCACAACAGGGTATAAGGCGGGCTTTTGCTGTGGAATGCAGCAAACGATCGTTTTTGTCGAAAATACCTGTTGCGGCCTGCGAGGAACTCCCTATAATGCGCCTCCATCGACACGGAACATGTGAACAACTTCACAGAGTCTCCGGGGTTCGAAGAGAAAAAATCCTGAAATTTAGGGGTTGACTCTGAAAGAGGAAAGCGTATTATACGCCACCTCGAGATAGCAAGCTACGGCGGCTAACTCACTGCTCTTTAACAATTTATCAGACAATCTGTGTGGGCACTCCACAAGACGATATCCAGAACCTTCGGGTTCAAAAAAATATCAAGTCTTGAAGAGTGACCAAGCAATAAGTCAGTCGGTTGATTCGTCAACGGTCTGATTATTACGAAAGTTAATTTTCGAGCATCGCTTCACGAGTTGAAGCAAATCAAGCTTTTAATTGAAGAGTTTGATCATGGCTCAGATTGAACGCTGGCGGCAGGCCTAACACATGCAAGTCGAGCGGTAGCACAGGAGAGCTTGCTCTCCGGGTGACGAGCGGCGGACGGGTGAGTAATGTCTGGGAAACTGCCTGATGGAGGGGGATAACTACTGGAAACGGTAGCTAATACCGCATAACGTCTTCGGACCAAAGTGGGGGACCTTCGGGCCTCATGCCATCAGATGTGCCCAGATGGGATTAGCTAGTAGGTGGGGTAATGGCTCACCTAGGCGACGATCCCTAGCTGGTCTGAGAGGATGACCAGCCACACTGGAACTGAGACACGGTCCAGACTCCTACGGGAGGCAGCAGTGGGGAATATTGCACAATGGGCGCAAGCCTGATGCAGCCATGCCGCGTGTGTGAAGAAGGCCTTCGGGTTGTAAAGCACTTTCAGCGAGGAGGAAGGGTTCAGTGTTAATAGCACTGTGCATTGACGTTACTCGCAGAAGAAGCACCGGCTAACTCCGTGCCAGCAGCCGCGGTAATACGGAGGGTGCAAGCGTTAATCGGAATTACTGGGCGTAAAGCGCACGCAGGCGGTTTGTTAAGTCAGATGTGAAATCCCCGCGCTTAACGTGGGAACTGCATTTGAAACTGGCAAGCTAGAGTCTTGTAGAGGGGGGTAGAATTCCAGGTGTAGCGGTGAAATGCGTAGAGATCTGGAGGAATACCGGTGGCGAAGGCGGCCCCCTGGACAAAGACTGACGCTCAGGTGCGAAAGCGTGGGGAGCAAACAGGATTAGATACCCTGGTAGTCCACGCTGTAAACGATGTCGACTTGGAGGTTGTGCCCTTGAGGCGTGGCTTCCGGAGCTAACGCGTTAAGTCGACCGCCTGGGGAGTACGGCCGCAAGGTTAAAACTCAAATGAATTGACGGGGGCCCGCACAAGCGGTGGAGCATGTGGTTTAATTCGATGCAACGCGAAGAACCTTACCTACTCTTGACATCCAGAGAATTCGCTAGAGATAGCTTAGTGCCTTCGGGAACTCTGAGACAGGTGCTGCATGGCTGTCGTCAGCTCGTGTTGTGAAATGTTGGGTTAAGTCCCGCAACGAGCGCAACCCTTATCCTTTGTTGCCAGCGCGTAATGGCGGGAACTCAAAGGAGACTGCCGGTGATAAACCGGAGGAAGGTGGGGATGACGTCAAGTCATCATGGCCCTTACGAGTAGGGCTACACACGTGCTACAATGGCGTATACAAAGAGAAGCGAACTCGCGAGAGCAAGCGGACCTCATAAAGTACGTCGTAGTCCGGATCGGAGTCTGCAACTCGACTCCGTGAAGTCGGAATCGCTAGTAATCGTAGATCAGAATGCTACGGTGAATACGTTCCCGGGCCTTGTACACACCGCCCGTCACACCATGGGAGTGGGTTGCAAAAGAAGTAGGTAGCTTAACCTTCGGGAGGGCGCTTACCACTTTGTGATTCATGACTGGGGTGAAGTCGTAACAAGGTAACCGTAGGGGAACCTGCGGTTGGATCACCTCCTTACCTAATGATATTGATTGCGTGTAGTGCTCACACAGATTGTCTGATGAAAAAGTAACGAGCAGAAATACCTTTAATAGGCTTGTAGCTCAGGTGGTTAGAGCGCACCCCTGATAAGGGTGAGGTCGGTGGTTCAAGTCCACTCAGGCCTACCAATTCTTTCCCATACTGCGTTGCTTCACCGCATGGCTGTAAAGCCGCGTGGCGCCGCGTCTTGTTTGGAATCGAATGAGGTAACAAAGGTATCTGCAAGTGACTGTATGGGGCTATAGCTCAGCTGGGAGAGCGCCTGCCTTGCACGCAGGAGGTCAGCGGTTCGATCCCGCTTAGCTCCACCATATAGTCCTGTATCAATACTTCAGAGTGTACTGGCAACAGTATGCTGCGAAGTATTTTGCTCTTTAACAATCTGGAACAAGCTGAAAATTGAAACATGACAGCTGAAACTTATCCCTCCGTAGAACTATTGGGGTAAGGATTAACCTGTCATAGAGTCTCTCAAATAAACAGCACGACAGTGTTCTCTGTTTACAGAAACACCTTCGGGTTGTGAGGTTAAGTGACTAAGCGTACACGGTGGATGCCTAGGCAGTCAGAGGCGATGAAGGGCGTGCTAATCTGCGATAAGCGTCGGTAAGGTGATATGAACCGTTATAACCGGCGATACCCGAATGGGGAAACCCAGTGCAATTCGTTGCACTATCATACGATGAATACATAGTCGTATGAGGCGAACCGGGGGAACTGAAACATCTAAGTACCCCGAGGAAAAGAAATCAACCGAGATTCCCCCAGTAGCGGCGAGCGAACGGGGAGGAGCCCAGAACCTGAATCAGTTCTTGTGTTAGTGGAAGCGTCTGGAAAGTCGCACAGTAAAGGGTGATAGTCCCGTACACTAAAATGCATTAATTGTGAGTTCGATGAGTAGGGCGGGACACGTGACATCCTGTCTGAATATGGGGGGACCATCCTCCAAGGCTAAATACTCCTGACTGACCGATAGTGAACCAGTACCGTGAGGGAAAGGCGAAAAGAACCCCGGCGAGGGGAGTGAAATAGAACCTGAAACCGTGTACGTACAAGCAGTGGGAGCCTACTTTGTTGGGTGACTGCGTACCTTTTGTATAATGGGTCAGCGACTTATATTTTGTAGCAAGGTTAACCGTATAGGGGAGCCGTAGGGAAACCGAGTCTTAACTGGGCGAATAGTTGCAAGGTATAGACCCGAAACCCGGTGATCTAGCCATGGGCAGGTTGAAGGTTGGGTAACACTAACTGGAGGACCGAACCGACTAATGTTGAAAAATTAGCGGATGACTTGTGGCTGGGGGTGAAAGGCCAATCAAACCGGGAGATAGCTGGTTCTCCCCGAAAGCTATTTAGGTAGCGCCTCGTGAACTCATCTTCGGGGGTAGAGCACTGTTTCGGCTAGGGGGCCATCCCGGCTTACCAAACCGATGCAAACTCCGAATACCGAAGAATGTTATCACGGGAGACACACGGCGGGTGCTAACGTCCGTCGTGAAGAGGGAAACAACCCAGACCGCCAGCTAAGGTCCCAAAGTCATGGTTAAGTGGGAAACGATGTGGGAAGGCATAGACAGCCAGGATGTTGGCTTAGAAGCAGCCATCATTTAAAGAAAGCGTAATAGCTCACTGGTCGAGTCGGCCTGCGCGGAAGATGTAACGGGGCTAAACCATGCACCGAAGCTGCGGCAGCGACGCTTAGGCGTTGTTGGGTAGGGGAGCGTTCTGTAAGCCGTTGAAGGTGACCTGTGAGGGTTGCTGGAGGTATCAGAAGTGCGAATGCTGACATAAGTAACGATAAAGCGGGTGAAAAACCCGCTCGCCGGAAGACCAAGGGTTCCTGTCCAACGTTAATCGGGGCAGGGTGAGTCGACCCCTAAGGCGAGGCCGAAAGGCGTAGTCGATGGGAAACAGGTTAATATTCCTGTACTCGGTGTTACTGCGAAGGGGGGACGGAGAAGGCTAGGCTAGCCGGGCGACGGTTGTCCCGGTTTAAGCGTGTAGGGGGAGTGACCTGGTAAATCCGGTCGCTTATTCAACCCTGAGGCGTGATGACGATGCACTACGGTGCAGAAGTAGTTGATGCCAAGCTTCCAGGAAAAGCCTCTAAGCATCAGGTAACACAGAATCGTACCCCAAACCGACACAGGTGGTCAGGTAGAGAATACCAAGGCGCTTGAGAGAACTCGGGTGAAGGAACTAGGCAAAATGGTGCCGTAACTTCGGGAGAAGGCACGCTGGCGCGTAGGTGAAGAGACTTGCTCTCGGAGCTGAAGCCAGTCGCAGATACCAGCTGGCTGCAACTGTTTAATAAAAACACAGCACTGTGCAAACACGAAAGTGGACGTATACGGTGTGACGCCTGCCCGGTGCTGGAAGGTTAATTGATGGGGTCAGCCGCAAGGCGAAGCTCTTGATCGAAGCCCCAGTAAACGGCGGCCGTAACTATAACGGTCCTAAGGTAGCGAAATTCCTTGTCGGGTAAGTTCCGACCTGCACGAATGGCGTAATGATGGCCAGGCTGTCTCCACCCGAGACTCAGTGAAATTGAACTCGCTGTGAAGATGCAGTGTACCCGCGGCAAGACGGAAAGACCCCGTGAACCTTTACTATAGCTTGACACTGAACATTGAGCCTTGATGTGTAGGATAGGTGGGAGGCTTTGAAGCGTGGACGCCAGTCTGCGTGGAGCCAACCTTGAAATACCACCCTTTAATGTTTGATGTTCTAACTCGGCCCCGTAATCCGGGGTGAGGACAGTGTCTGGTGGGTAGTTTGACTGGGGCGGTCTCCTCCCAAAGAGTAACGGAGGAGCACGAAGGTTAGCTAATCACGGTCGGACATCGTGAGGTTAGTGCAAAGGCATAAGCTAGCTTGACTGCGAGAGTGACGGCTCGAGCAGGTACGAAAGTAGGTCTTAGTGATCCGGTGGTTCTGAATGGAAGGGCCATCGCTCAACGGATAAAAGGTACTCCGGGGATAACAGGCTGATACCGCCCAAGAGTTCATATCGACGGCGGTGTTTGGCACCTCGATGTCGGCTCATCACATCCTGGGGCTGAAGTAGGTCCCAAGGGTATGGCTGTTCGCCATTTAAAGTGGTACGCGAGCTGGGTTTAGAACGTCGTGAGACAGTTCGGTCCCTATCTGCCGTGGGCGTTGGAAGATTGAGAGGGGTTGCTCCTAGTACGAGAGGACCGGAGTGAACGCACCACTGGTGTTCGGGTTGTCATGCCAATGGCACTGCCCGGTAGCTAAGTGCGGAAAAGATAAGCGCTGAAAGCATCTAAGCGCGAAACTTGCCTCGAGATGAGTCTTCCCTGGGCCTTTAAGGCCCCTGAAGGAACGTTTAAGACTAAGACGTTGATAGGCTGGGTGTGTAAGTGCAGCGATGCATTGAGCTAACCAGTACTAATGATCCGTGAGGCTTAACCTTACAACACCAAAGGTGTTTTAGAGAGACAGATTTTCAGCGAAGTTCCGAGATTGGTTTCAATGGCTACGTGAGTAGCGGTTGGAATGAAACAGAATTTGCCTGGCGGCAATAGCGCGGTGGTCCCACCTGACCCCATGCCGAACTCAGAAGTGAAACGCCGTAGCGCCGATGGTAGTGTGGGGTCTCCCCATGCGAGAGTAGGACACTGCCAGGCATCAATCAAGCCAAGAGGCCATCCGCAAGGATGGCCTTTTTGCTATGCGGAAAAGAAAAAATGGCGCAGCTAGGCTGCGCTTTTTAACCAGTCGGCGATAAAGTCAGCGATGCACTCTGGATCATTAAGGTCCAACAGTCTGGCCTTTCCAGTGATTAACCGATCGCTGGCAACGGCGATAACGCA contains:
- the purH gene encoding bifunctional phosphoribosylaminoimidazolecarboxamide formyltransferase/IMP cyclohydrolase, with protein sequence MQQPRPIRRALLSVSDKAGIVEFAEALSSRGVELLSTGGTARLLADAGLPVTEVSDYTGFPEMMDGRVKTLHPKVHGGILGRRGQDDGIMSQHDIKPIDMVVVNLYPFAQTVARPDCSLADAVENIDIGGPTMVRSAAKNHKDVAIVVKSSDYAAIITEMDNNDGSLQYVTRFDLAIKAFEHTAAYDSMIANYFGALVPAYHGDTEQPSGRFPRTLNLNYIKKQDMRYGENSHQQAAFYIEENVQEASVATADQLQGKALSYNNIADTDAALECVKEFVEPACVIVKHANPCGVAIGDDILAAYERAYQTDPTSAFGGIIAFNRELDAATAQAIISRQFVEVIIAPGISQEARSLLAAKQNVRVLACGQWQQRVAALDFKRVNGGLLVQDRDLGMVSESDLRVVSERQPTAQELRDALFCWKVAKFVKSNAIVYARDNMTIGIGAGQMSRVYSAKIAGIKAADEGLEVKGSAMASDAFFPFRDGIDAAAAVGITCVIQPGGSIRDDEVIAAANEHGIAMIFTDMRHFRH